TCTTTGATTTGAAATTGATTACTGTTTTAATTTGTGTGTTTTATATATAGACTCGATTTACGATATTCATTATGAAATATGCTTAAAGCAAGGATGATAACTGCGCTGAATTTTCTGATATAATTTTTAGATAATAAAAATGCGAAAAAATGATTGTCATTCATTGTATCACGTTTGAATTCCATAAAATATGAAAAATGAAGTCTTTTTAAAGATTAGCATCATCCAGAATTCTTTCCGTTTCTCTTGAAAATCGATCATCCATCAGAACTCTGTCAAAAGCAAGGGTTAAATTCCAACGTGCGGAAATGCTTTCATTATCATTGCCATCAATGCTACTGAGTGCACATAGAATAAATTTTGTGCCCGAAGAAGTATACACATCAATAAATTCTTGATCATCTTTAAATTTGTCAGTGTTTAGCACTATCTCAAAAAGCTCTATGGCCTGATGTGGATAATCTTTGCACTGTGAAGTGAGATATTCTATTAATGAGTCATTGACCCTAAAGAAAGGCGACTGGATATATTTTGTCAAAAATGTACTTATATCGCTTAATTTGATATTGATTGATTCATTGAAATTTATTCCGTGGTTGTCATAATCTTCTTCAGTTAACCTTTGTAGCACATAGTCAAGTATTTGATCGCTTTTTTGCTTGGCTGCAGGCACGGCATAATAATTATGCAGAATAGTACCTATGGCAAAAGAGTATACATATTTATTATTTTCCATAAATCGGTAAAGTAAGGCATTCGCATCGGCCTTATCATATAGATCGGAAAAATATAAAATATTGAACAGTGCTTGGCTATCATCCTGTCCAAGGCAGTCTGCAGAAACCAGCCTTTCAAAGGCCGGAATGAGTGCCTCGAAATTATAATTAGCCATATAATGCATTGACCAGATCGAGGAAGCGAGGACATGAATGCTGTTTTCATTGTTGACCACACCACTGAATATCTCAAAAGCTCTTGCGGGGTCAGCATTCATTAAGTATGCAAACTGATAAAGCGCTGCGGCCCTGCAGTGAGCAGGAGCTATTTCAAAAACTATTTTTAGGGTCCTGAAAACCTGATCGAAGTAATTGCTGTCAATAATATGTACAAGAGCAGATGCAGCAGATCCACTTGCTGTGTTAAGACCTTGAGTGACGAGGTTGTCCACTGAGGTCTCTTCTTCCAGAGGATCAAGATCAGCATGATCCAACGAAAAATCAAGTGCACATGACAGTAGGAAATCGATTATGGAGGAATCATCATTTTGATTTTTTGAGAGATTCTCGGCGATGTAGCGGCAGACCCTCTGCAGCTCCTCGCTCATCGGGAGCTTCAGAATCTGTTTAAATAGCTCACGTGCCTGTTTTTTGTCCGCCTCACTTTCAGATAAGCCCCAAAGTCCATATACCGCGTATTTGAGTTGAATGTCGGGATCATTAAGGGCGGAGCTAATTATATCTATCATTTCATCGGTCGGGTCTTCTTGTACGCATTTTTTTAAAGCGTATGCATGTTCCTGAATATCTCCTTTAAGAAAAGGACGGTCAAAATCGCTTTTTGAACCATCATACTTTTTAAAGGAGTCAAGCCATTGGACCTTCTTCATGTGTTTATAGGCTTTTGGAGGTATGGGTGTCTGTACGACACCGGCTATGACATGACCGCTTCTTTCCCTGTCTTTGTAATCTGGAAATCTTCTCGCTAGTTCAAGTTCTGCTTGTTTCAGTTCAGGGTCACTAGCAATGATCTCTGTAGGCAGTCTTTTTATCCAACAGTATTTGGTCAGACCCCACCATGTTGATATTTTTTTCTTTCCACTGCCCAGTTTGATGATCATGATTTCGTGGCTGAATTTCAGTTCTTTAATCAGTTTGATCATCTTTGACTGCTCCTCTAAATTGAAAAAAGGAAAAGTCTTTTCAAACAGTGTTCTGCTTTCCACTGCAATTGTTGAATCGTAATAAATTTCATTTAATGTCAGGAGATAGGAGCAAAGTTCAAAGGTTTGGGCTGAATAATAGATATGATCTGAATCCAGTGCAAAAATGAGCAGTCTGAGAACCGACATTATTTCCGAGTCTTTATTTGTTTCAAAAAAAGAGAGAAACTCAGGATCCCGAGCTTGGGCAGAATTTCGCAGACTGTGGGCCAGTAGAGTATAGCGGGATGCCCTGCCTTTCTGGAAATCTCTATCCTGAAAACGAACCTGCATGTATTTATAGTTTCCCCAGATTTTTTTCTCAGTTTCGGCTGTTTTAAATTCAGCTTCGAAACAGGAAAACAAGATAAGAAAAAGCTGGGTAGGTGCAGTTTTTAACAAGGTGTTCAGTACAACATTTGGACCCATCGGATCCTGTCTGTCATCATTCAGGGGGGTATTAGATAGATCCTGGGCCATCAGATTTATGGCATAGCTGGGATTGACATGAGCAATATTGTCCACTGTACGGTAATATCCGTATGAATCTATTTGCTTAAAGTCTTTGCAGTCTTCAAAAATGTTGTATTTAATGGGATCATCCCAATTTGTTGTTGCCCTGAGTATCCTTCTAGCGAAACCCTGGTCTCGACGTTCCAAAATAAATTTCCAACTTCCATTGTAATCTAGTATGGCAGCACGATGCAGGAAATCTGATGCCTTGTTTTTTAATAATGTCTGCTCTTTTGGCTGGAGATACCTGCTTTTGGGTATGATATTAAAGTTTCCGTCAAGAATTTCTAAAAAGCTATTTCTGTCTGCAAAATGGAACCAGTATTGGGAATGTGCATGCTGAAAGAATAAAATCATAAGGTGATAGGATTCCTTTACAGCTTCTTTAACAATTGCTGTTTCCTGTGCCAAAGGGGTTTCATGAAAAAGTACTGAAGACAGGATCATATGTTTGATATGAAAAAGGATCTGGCTATCATAAAATATATCTTTTAGAGTTTTAAGGTAAATGGTTTGATCAAAGTCACGTAAATAGTTCAGGATCATTTTCACTGCTGAGCGCAAATGCAGAGTTTGCCCGTTATTTTTGATATAATCTCTGAGGTCGAGCCCACGTTCAACAAATTGTTTTGCAAATACAAAATCATAGAAAGACTGATGGAAGAACTGCAACTGGTTTTCCTCCTTTTTTAGTAATCTTTCACTTTTCAAGTAACTCAATTCTTGCACATAGTCTTCAAATTGCAGTTCACTGACGGTGATGTGCTGTATACTGAACATTTTATCGGCAATTTTATAGAGCAGTTCCCTTGTCAATTTTCTATCTGCCGGTTCCTTAGGGGAGAGATTAGTGATCTTTTGGCTCCACAGCTCTAGATACATGTCATGAAGTGTCTTCAATCCAAGGCTGCCGTGGTTCGATTTATAAATTCTTGAGAAGACATTCAGGTGATTCGGAATTTTTAGAAGTTCTAGCAATTTGCTATTTAGCATGTTGCGGTGTACGTCCAATTTGGCCAGCTGGGTAAGCACTTGTCCTTCAGTCAACGGGTTAACCGTCACGGTTTCAATATTCCTGTAAACCTGTAGGGCAGGATCATAATGGAGATCAAAAGTCCTTATAGAAATTATGATCCTGATATTTTCATCGTGGCGGTACTGTTCGATTACGCTCTTAAATACTTGCAGATAGGATCTGTCGGTTGACATGGACTGTGAGAGCGCATCGATCTGATCAATTAAGATAACTGTCGTTTTATACTTTTGTTTGCATTTTTCAATAAACTCGAATATGGGAATAGAGAGACCTATTTTGTCTTGGAGCTCTTTTATGCTTGTGGCGGCCAGTTTATCAGCTTTTAGTCCGAGCACAGGGATGTCATTAGCTCTCAGCCTATCATAAAGATCCTTTAAGATAACTGTTTTACCCATTCCTGCATTTGCGACAAGCAGGCACAGGTTCAACGCCCTGTTTTCATTGTCTCTTTCCGGATTTTTTTTTATCCATTTGAAAAGCTGATCGGTTTCCTCACGTTCGATATGGGAATCATTAATTTCTGAAAATTCATTTCTTTCGGATTTTAAGCTGAGTGATCCTGTATCAAGCTGTTGGTCAATCTTTATATCTTCTTTGGACTGATCTACTAATTTTTCAAGTAGCAGCTCTTTAACCTCCATGATGACAGAATTGTCGGTAACCGTTCTGACTTCAAAGAATAAGGTGCATAGGTGTGCGCTCCGAGGATCACTGAGATAGGCATCCAGATCTGGTGTGTTAATCTTTTTTACATTAATTCTTGACAGGACATCACGTACCTGCTGCAGGGTTTCATCTATCTTGAGTTGCAGCTGTTTGAGACTTTCATATTTGTTGATATTGTAGTTCACCCAGCTAGAGAGACTTTCTTCTGTGCCTATCAGTGATCTAAATGCATCGATAAAATCGCTGCAATCTACTGTGAAACCTTTTGATACTGCAATAAAATAGGTGAAGTTATCTGGATCCTGAAGGATGTCCTCTGTTAGAAGACTGTAAAGTACAAACTTTGTTATCTCTTTGCCAAAATTGTTTTTATCCAGATTTTTGTCGTACTTCTTGCACTGGATAAGTCCATTAGTATTTCCATTATAGAAAAGTGAACAATCTCTTCCTTTTTCAGATACACCTGACATCAGGCTTACCTCATCAAATTCAATAAATTGACCCCTGCCCAACTGTGCTTTGGCAATGCTGTACAGAAGCTCTTCAAAGCGTCTATCGCTCGAAATCTGGTTGTAAGGATATGATTGATTCGCAAAAGCTATTGGTTTAAAAGGGTCTTCCGTTATCTCTGGAAATGTATGGACGATCTGTATCATGGGATAATAATCTATAAAGATAAGAAATACAAAATTATTTTTCTACAGCTTTTAGTATTTTACAACAATAATTAGAACTGCTGGAAGTGTCTTTTTGTTGAAAGTTGAAAGCTTAAAATGTTATCTCAATGAAATTGTCAATGGGTTTGATTAGTAATGGGTCAAAATTGAGTTTTGAATATGACTAGTTAGAAGGTTACAATAATAGTAACATGAAAATAATATTTACAATGAAAGGCTACTTAGTGGTGATCTCTACTAACATCCGAATCATTATTTTTTTAGTGTAATGTATTAATTATAAGTATTTTAAATTTGTTTCCATAATTCTGCCAATGAATAATCTGCCCGTGAATTAAAGATGAAATATAAAAGTAGATTTTATGCAATTAATTGATGATTGCTGTAATATTTCCATTGTACTGCGATATCCTGGCTGATAGGACCTTGAAGTCAAAATTTTGGAGTTCCTTAAAAATACTTCTGATATGTGATACATGGGTTTCATATTAATGTGATAATGTCATTAATTACTGCTGTTACTATCAAAGTTTTCTACTGAATTTCCCGTTTTTAATTTGATACAGCATAAACTGCTTTTGTTTATTATTTCATATACTTAAAAATATTAATTTGTAAATCAAATAAATACATTAATTATATGAAGTCAGCCTATTTATATGTCCGCGTAAGTACAGACGAACAAAAGAGAAAAGGTTACTCCTTGCCAGAACAGGAGGATAGATTATTGAAATATTGTAAGTATAACAATATTGAAGTCAAAGGAATCTATCGCGAAGACTACTCTGCCAAAAATTTCAATCGACCGGAGTGGAAAGAATTATTCTCAGAAATTAAAAAGAAATCATCAGGGGAAGATAAGAACATATTATTTATCAAGTGGGACCGATTTAGCCGGAATGTTGAATATGCTTACGAAATGATTGGAAAACTTCGAAAATATAAAACGATAGCGATGGCTATTGATCAACCAATTGATTTCTCTGTGCCGGAAAGCACGGTTATGTTGGCTGTATATTTAGCTGTTCCAGAGGCGGAAAATACCAGAAGGGCTCAAAATACAGCAAATGGTATTCGTCGAGCGAAGCTGATGGGTAGATATCCTAATAAAGCACCTATTGGATTTATTAATTTGACATTAATGGATGGTAAAAAAACTATTGCTCCTAAAGAGCCTGAAGCTGATATTATAAAGTGGTCTTTTCATCAAGCTGCTCAGAACGATCATAAGATTTCCGAAATAATGAAAATGGCTAATGAAAAAGGATTGATATGTTCACGGTCACACTTCTTTAGAATTTTACGGAATCCAATTTATTGTGGGCTTATATCAGTCAAACTTAAATCTAATGAAGAACAAATGATAAAAGGTTTGCATGAACCTTTAATATCTGAATCGTTATTTTATCAAGTTCAGTCTGTTATTAATACAAAAAGAAAAACTACTT
This Chryseobacterium sp. G0162 DNA region includes the following protein-coding sequences:
- a CDS encoding recombinase family protein; this encodes MKSAYLYVRVSTDEQKRKGYSLPEQEDRLLKYCKYNNIEVKGIYREDYSAKNFNRPEWKELFSEIKKKSSGEDKNILFIKWDRFSRNVEYAYEMIGKLRKYKTIAMAIDQPIDFSVPESTVMLAVYLAVPEAENTRRAQNTANGIRRAKLMGRYPNKAPIGFINLTLMDGKKTIAPKEPEADIIKWSFHQAAQNDHKISEIMKMANEKGLICSRSHFFRILRNPIYCGLISVKLKSNEEQMIKGLHEPLISESLFYQVQSVINTKRKTTSKKDDLKELFFLRGFLTCPVCDRKLSGSIAQGSSKKYPYYHCHDRCRTRINAILLNDCYQNKLQQLILSNNTIDLFKCILQDQNIKTLKASYLYNQNLIERKIKEEGQVLSRGRKLFLAGVLKIDDYNELKKENQVNIRHLKKEARDIFLKLKAIDKKDQIEDKEIVEVFRKFSEFDTSDKKSLVSLIPPVDIDYKTGDLSLDLNQAFLKILSKKSNRKTNKKNEFY
- a CDS encoding AAA family ATPase, producing the protein MIQIVHTFPEITEDPFKPIAFANQSYPYNQISSDRRFEELLYSIAKAQLGRGQFIEFDEVSLMSGVSEKGRDCSLFYNGNTNGLIQCKKYDKNLDKNNFGKEITKFVLYSLLTEDILQDPDNFTYFIAVSKGFTVDCSDFIDAFRSLIGTEESLSSWVNYNINKYESLKQLQLKIDETLQQVRDVLSRINVKKINTPDLDAYLSDPRSAHLCTLFFEVRTVTDNSVIMEVKELLLEKLVDQSKEDIKIDQQLDTGSLSLKSERNEFSEINDSHIEREETDQLFKWIKKNPERDNENRALNLCLLVANAGMGKTVILKDLYDRLRANDIPVLGLKADKLAATSIKELQDKIGLSIPIFEFIEKCKQKYKTTVILIDQIDALSQSMSTDRSYLQVFKSVIEQYRHDENIRIIISIRTFDLHYDPALQVYRNIETVTVNPLTEGQVLTQLAKLDVHRNMLNSKLLELLKIPNHLNVFSRIYKSNHGSLGLKTLHDMYLELWSQKITNLSPKEPADRKLTRELLYKIADKMFSIQHITVSELQFEDYVQELSYLKSERLLKKEENQLQFFHQSFYDFVFAKQFVERGLDLRDYIKNNGQTLHLRSAVKMILNYLRDFDQTIYLKTLKDIFYDSQILFHIKHMILSSVLFHETPLAQETAIVKEAVKESYHLMILFFQHAHSQYWFHFADRNSFLEILDGNFNIIPKSRYLQPKEQTLLKNKASDFLHRAAILDYNGSWKFILERRDQGFARRILRATTNWDDPIKYNIFEDCKDFKQIDSYGYYRTVDNIAHVNPSYAINLMAQDLSNTPLNDDRQDPMGPNVVLNTLLKTAPTQLFLILFSCFEAEFKTAETEKKIWGNYKYMQVRFQDRDFQKGRASRYTLLAHSLRNSAQARDPEFLSFFETNKDSEIMSVLRLLIFALDSDHIYYSAQTFELCSYLLTLNEIYYDSTIAVESRTLFEKTFPFFNLEEQSKMIKLIKELKFSHEIMIIKLGSGKKKISTWWGLTKYCWIKRLPTEIIASDPELKQAELELARRFPDYKDRERSGHVIAGVVQTPIPPKAYKHMKKVQWLDSFKKYDGSKSDFDRPFLKGDIQEHAYALKKCVQEDPTDEMIDIISSALNDPDIQLKYAVYGLWGLSESEADKKQARELFKQILKLPMSEELQRVCRYIAENLSKNQNDDSSIIDFLLSCALDFSLDHADLDPLEEETSVDNLVTQGLNTASGSAASALVHIIDSNYFDQVFRTLKIVFEIAPAHCRAAALYQFAYLMNADPARAFEIFSGVVNNENSIHVLASSIWSMHYMANYNFEALIPAFERLVSADCLGQDDSQALFNILYFSDLYDKADANALLYRFMENNKYVYSFAIGTILHNYYAVPAAKQKSDQILDYVLQRLTEEDYDNHGINFNESINIKLSDISTFLTKYIQSPFFRVNDSLIEYLTSQCKDYPHQAIELFEIVLNTDKFKDDQEFIDVYTSSGTKFILCALSSIDGNDNESISARWNLTLAFDRVLMDDRFSRETERILDDANL